In Paracoccus aminophilus JCM 7686, a single window of DNA contains:
- a CDS encoding TetR/AcrR family transcriptional regulator, with protein sequence MIAAALRTLEDTGQLPQSMQELAKNSGVTTVDVLESFTSSDALRIALIGHGLVRLADALREGVVSADPEDPTAQLRALSQAYFAWGAHNRALFRLLATALLDPAVAEGSELERYRHSIRDLVMKKFAECQSRGLIRSDADLQIILANTHSILLGVSSTLVNDRRDAWYEGEATDLQQLADEMMKAYFDQIFGPASA encoded by the coding sequence ATGATCGCAGCTGCCCTGCGGACCCTAGAGGACACCGGGCAGCTGCCGCAATCCATGCAAGAGCTCGCCAAGAATTCGGGCGTCACCACGGTCGATGTTCTGGAGAGCTTTACCTCATCGGATGCGCTGCGAATCGCATTGATCGGCCATGGCCTTGTGCGCCTGGCCGATGCTTTGCGTGAGGGCGTCGTCTCGGCCGATCCGGAGGATCCGACGGCCCAGTTGCGCGCTTTGTCCCAGGCCTATTTCGCTTGGGGTGCCCATAACCGCGCGCTTTTCCGGCTGCTCGCGACGGCACTGCTCGATCCAGCGGTCGCCGAGGGCTCCGAGCTTGAGCGTTACCGCCATTCGATCCGCGATCTCGTGATGAAGAAATTCGCCGAGTGCCAAAGTCGCGGCCTCATCCGGTCGGACGCGGATCTTCAGATCATCCTCGCCAACACCCATAGCATTCTTCTGGGCGTCAGCTCGACCTTGGTCAATGATCGTCGGGATGCCTGGTATGAGGGCGAAGCCACCGACCTGCAGCAGCTCGCCGATGAGATGATGAAGGCCTATTTCGATCAGATCTTCGGCCCGGCATCCGCGTAA
- a CDS encoding 2Fe-2S iron-sulfur cluster-binding protein, which produces MAKITYIEHNGTTHEVDVKPGMTVMEGARDNGIPGIDADCGGACACSTCHVYVAEDWVERLPEKDPMEEDMLDFAYQPDAKRSRLTCQIKVTPELDGLVVQLPERQI; this is translated from the coding sequence ATGGCGAAGATCACCTATATCGAGCACAACGGCACCACCCACGAAGTCGATGTCAAACCCGGCATGACCGTGATGGAAGGCGCGCGCGACAACGGAATTCCCGGGATTGACGCAGATTGCGGCGGTGCCTGCGCCTGTTCGACCTGCCATGTCTATGTCGCCGAGGATTGGGTCGAGCGCCTGCCCGAGAAAGATCCGATGGAAGAGGATATGCTCGATTTCGCCTATCAGCCCGATGCGAAGCGCTCGCGGTTGACCTGCCAGATCAAGGTCACGCCCGAGCTTGACGGCCTTGTCGTCCAGCTGCCCGAGCGTCAGATCTGA
- the typA gene encoding translational GTPase TypA codes for MDIRNIAIIAHVDHGKTTMVDQLLKQSGSFRENQAVAERVMDSNDIERERGITILAKATSVEWKGTRINIVDTPGHADFGGEVERILSMVDGVCLLVDAAEGPMPQTKFVTSKALALGLRPIVVLNKVDKPAAEPDRALDEVFDLFANLGANDEQLDFPHLYASGIGGWADNELDGPRKDLSAMFDLIIKHVPAPKQIAKIDEPFQMLATTLGADPFIGRILTGRVESGRAKAGDTIKALSRDGERIEQFRISKVLAFRGLTQQPIDEAVAGDIVSIAGMSKATVADTLAALEVETALPSQPIDPPTISVTFGINDSPLAGRDGNKVQSRVIRERLLKEAETNVAIKVEDTPGGDAFVVSGRGELQMGVLIENMRREGFELSISRPRVIFREEDGQRLEPIEETIIDVDDEYTGVVVEKLTGVRKGDLIEMKPAGVGKTRIVAHVPSRGLIGYQGEFMTDTRGNGVLNRIFHSWAPHKGAIQGRRQGVLISMENGVSVSYALWKLEDRGKFFIGAQEQIYQGMIIGEHSRDNDLEVNPLKGKQLTNVRASGTDEAVRLTPPVRMSLEEAISYIDDDELVEVTPKNIRLRKRYLDPHERKRQSRGEN; via the coding sequence ATGGACATTCGCAATATCGCGATCATCGCTCACGTTGACCATGGTAAGACGACCATGGTTGACCAGCTTCTGAAGCAATCCGGTTCCTTCCGCGAGAACCAAGCCGTGGCCGAACGGGTCATGGACAGCAACGACATCGAACGCGAGCGCGGGATCACGATCCTTGCCAAAGCGACGAGCGTCGAATGGAAGGGCACGCGTATCAATATCGTGGATACCCCCGGCCACGCCGATTTCGGCGGCGAGGTCGAGCGGATCCTGTCGATGGTTGATGGCGTTTGCCTTCTGGTCGACGCGGCCGAAGGCCCGATGCCGCAAACCAAATTCGTGACCTCGAAGGCACTGGCGCTGGGGCTTCGCCCGATCGTCGTGCTGAACAAGGTTGACAAGCCCGCAGCCGAACCCGACCGCGCGCTGGACGAGGTCTTCGACCTTTTCGCCAACCTTGGCGCGAATGACGAACAGCTCGACTTCCCCCATCTCTATGCCTCGGGCATCGGCGGCTGGGCGGATAACGAGCTTGACGGTCCGCGCAAGGATCTGTCGGCAATGTTTGATCTGATCATCAAGCACGTTCCTGCGCCGAAACAGATCGCCAAGATCGACGAGCCCTTCCAGATGCTCGCAACCACGCTTGGTGCCGACCCCTTCATCGGCCGCATCCTGACGGGTCGCGTCGAATCGGGCCGCGCGAAGGCCGGCGACACGATCAAGGCGCTGTCGCGCGACGGCGAGCGGATCGAACAATTCCGCATCTCCAAGGTTCTGGCCTTCCGCGGTCTGACCCAGCAGCCGATCGACGAAGCCGTGGCCGGTGACATCGTCTCGATCGCTGGCATGTCGAAAGCAACCGTGGCCGACACTCTGGCCGCGCTTGAGGTCGAGACCGCCCTGCCCTCGCAGCCGATCGATCCGCCGACCATCTCGGTCACCTTCGGCATCAACGACAGCCCGCTGGCTGGCCGCGATGGCAATAAGGTTCAGTCGCGCGTCATCCGCGAGCGTCTGTTGAAAGAGGCCGAAACCAACGTCGCGATCAAGGTCGAAGACACGCCTGGCGGCGACGCCTTTGTCGTCTCGGGCCGCGGCGAACTTCAGATGGGCGTTCTCATCGAGAACATGCGTCGTGAAGGCTTCGAGCTGTCGATCTCGCGCCCGCGCGTCATTTTCCGCGAAGAAGATGGTCAGCGTCTTGAGCCGATCGAAGAGACCATCATCGACGTTGATGATGAATACACCGGCGTCGTGGTCGAGAAACTGACCGGCGTGCGCAAAGGTGATCTCATCGAGATGAAACCGGCAGGGGTTGGCAAAACCCGGATCGTCGCGCATGTCCCCTCGCGGGGCCTGATCGGCTATCAGGGCGAGTTCATGACCGACACGCGCGGCAACGGCGTGCTGAACCGCATTTTCCACAGCTGGGCTCCGCACAAGGGCGCGATTCAGGGCCGCCGTCAGGGCGTTCTGATCTCGATGGAGAACGGCGTCTCGGTTTCCTATGCGCTTTGGAAGCTCGAAGATCGCGGCAAGTTCTTCATCGGTGCGCAAGAGCAGATCTATCAAGGCATGATCATTGGCGAGCATTCGCGTGACAATGACCTTGAAGTGAACCCGCTCAAGGGCAAGCAGCTGACCAACGTTCGCGCCTCTGGCACGGATGAAGCGGTTCGTCTGACGCCGCCGGTTCGGATGTCGCTGGAAGAAGCGATCTCCTATATCGACGATGATGAACTGGTCGAAGTGACGCCCAAAAACATCCGTCTGCGCAAACGCTACCTCGATCCGCATGAGCGTAAGCGCCAGTCGCGCGGAGAAAACTGA
- a CDS encoding SulP family inorganic anion transporter produces the protein MSLTGPDGSRRFRRSPRRYLPILDWGRRYDRALFGADLLAAVIVTIMLIPQSLAYALLAGLPAETGLYASTLPLLLYTFFGTSRTLAVGPVAVVSLMTAAAVGNLGETGVSPVAAAAILALLSGLMLLAMGLARLGFLASFLSHPVISGFITASGILIAGSQLQNLLGIKAGGQTLPDLATALATHLSGTRLDAVLIGFGTLGFLLWARRGLGPLLKRRGVAPGLAAVLVRAAPVLAIALTTFISWHLGLAERGLAVVGTIPAGLPALSLPGFDAAIWLKLATPALMISIIGYVETVSIAQTLAARRRERIDHDQELVALGASNLGAAMVGGFPVTGGFARSVVNFDSGARTPAAGALTAIGMALATLALTGLLYHLPQATLAATIVIAVLSLVDLSALPRTWTYSRADGLTMAVTVLITLGFGVEKGIATGVILSLATHLYRTSRPHVAVVGQVPGTEHFRNVDRHHVVTAPDVLSIRIDESLYFPNARFLEETLYAQVSSHPEIRDVVLMCPAVNAIDASALEALEAVNDQLLSSGVRLHLSEVKGPVMDRLRRSHLLDNLGGKVFLTHADAMAALAPDLTAKTRAEPRCETARDERGLC, from the coding sequence GTGAGCCTCACCGGGCCTGACGGGTCGCGGCGTTTTCGCCGCAGCCCGCGCCGGTATCTGCCGATCCTCGATTGGGGACGGCGCTATGACCGCGCGCTTTTCGGGGCGGATCTGCTGGCCGCCGTGATCGTGACGATCATGCTGATCCCGCAGTCCTTGGCCTATGCCCTGCTGGCGGGGCTTCCGGCAGAAACCGGGCTTTACGCCTCGACCCTGCCCCTGCTCCTCTACACCTTCTTTGGCACGTCGCGGACCTTGGCCGTCGGGCCGGTTGCGGTCGTCAGCCTGATGACCGCCGCCGCCGTCGGTAATCTGGGCGAGACCGGTGTTTCTCCGGTCGCTGCCGCCGCCATTCTTGCGCTGCTCTCGGGGCTGATGCTGCTCGCCATGGGGCTGGCGCGGCTGGGCTTTCTCGCCTCGTTCCTGTCGCATCCGGTGATCTCGGGCTTCATCACTGCTTCGGGGATCCTGATCGCGGGCTCGCAGCTGCAAAACCTTTTGGGCATCAAGGCGGGCGGCCAGACCCTGCCCGATCTGGCCACAGCCTTGGCCACCCATCTCAGCGGCACAAGGCTTGACGCGGTGCTGATCGGTTTTGGCACGCTTGGCTTTCTGCTTTGGGCACGGCGCGGTCTCGGCCCGCTTTTGAAGCGTCGCGGTGTGGCGCCTGGGCTTGCGGCGGTGCTGGTGCGCGCCGCGCCGGTGCTGGCGATCGCGCTGACCACCTTCATCTCATGGCACCTCGGTCTGGCCGAGCGCGGGCTCGCGGTGGTCGGCACGATCCCGGCTGGCCTCCCCGCGTTGAGCCTTCCGGGCTTTGACGCCGCGATTTGGCTGAAGCTTGCGACGCCTGCGCTGATGATCTCGATCATCGGCTATGTCGAAACCGTCTCGATCGCCCAGACGCTGGCCGCGCGCCGCCGCGAGCGGATCGATCACGATCAAGAGCTTGTCGCGCTTGGTGCCTCGAACCTTGGCGCGGCGATGGTCGGCGGCTTTCCCGTCACCGGTGGCTTTGCGCGGTCGGTGGTGAATTTCGATTCCGGCGCGCGCACGCCTGCGGCGGGCGCCCTCACTGCCATCGGCATGGCTTTGGCGACGCTGGCGCTAACTGGGCTCCTCTATCATCTGCCGCAGGCGACTTTGGCCGCAACCATTGTCATCGCGGTGCTGTCACTGGTTGATCTTTCAGCCCTGCCCCGGACCTGGACCTATTCGCGCGCCGATGGGCTGACCATGGCGGTGACGGTGCTGATAACGCTTGGCTTTGGTGTCGAGAAAGGCATTGCGACCGGCGTGATCCTGTCGCTTGCGACTCATCTCTACCGCACCTCGCGCCCCCATGTCGCGGTGGTTGGGCAAGTGCCGGGCACCGAGCATTTTCGCAATGTCGACCGCCATCACGTGGTGACCGCGCCGGATGTCCTCTCGATCCGCATCGACGAGAGCCTTTACTTCCCGAACGCCCGTTTCCTTGAGGAAACGCTTTATGCGCAGGTCTCATCACATCCCGAAATCCGCGATGTCGTGCTGATGTGCCCCGCCGTGAACGCCATCGACGCCAGCGCGCTTGAGGCGCTCGAGGCGGTGAACGACCAGCTTTTGAGCTCGGGCGTGCGGCTGCATCTCTCAGAGGTCAAGGGCCCGGTCATGGACCGTTTGCGGCGCAGCCATCTGCTCGACAATCTCGGCGGCAAGGTTTTTCTAACCCATGCCGATGCCATGGCCGCGCTTGCCCCTGATCTGACGGCGAAAACCCGAGCAGAACCGCGTTGCGAAACGGCACGCGATGAGCGAGGACTTTGCTGA